One window of Clostridia bacterium genomic DNA carries:
- a CDS encoding DegT/DnrJ/EryC1/StrS aminotransferase family protein yields MKIEISKPLFFGDEGKYIQDALDKCQISYKGDNIDKMTTMLKDATDMPYALLLANGTAGIHLALKALDVSDSDIVFCPTLTYCGTIYPIIYERAIPVFIDCKEDGTMDEECLKKTFEKYKDNLPKCVMAVDTYGASFDYDAIREICDLYSVPLISDSAESLGGMYKDKKCGSYGDISVISFSYSKIVTTSMGGAVLTRNESFYEKMKYLANQAKAKSTAYIHKEVGYNYLMSNINAGLGVSQLKRLDFLLDRKREIFNTYKKGFSNLKGVKLISDKEGSSYWQNGIILENGKAEFVTDKMIEMGIEVRRGFNPMHTQEAFNSFDYITINNVSEDLFRKTVLLPSGNGTTNEELKFIIDSLTSIIGG; encoded by the coding sequence ATGAAAATAGAAATTTCAAAACCCTTGTTTTTTGGCGATGAGGGAAAATATATACAAGACGCACTTGATAAATGCCAGATTTCATATAAAGGCGACAATATAGATAAGATGACTACAATGCTTAAAGATGCAACAGATATGCCATATGCTCTGCTTCTTGCAAATGGTACTGCAGGAATTCATCTTGCCTTAAAAGCACTTGATGTATCAGATTCTGATATTGTTTTTTGCCCTACACTTACATACTGCGGAACTATATATCCGATTATTTATGAAAGAGCAATTCCTGTGTTTATCGACTGTAAGGAAGATGGCACAATGGACGAAGAGTGTTTAAAAAAAACATTTGAAAAGTATAAGGATAATTTGCCAAAATGTGTTATGGCAGTTGATACTTACGGTGCCTCTTTCGATTATGATGCTATAAGAGAAATATGCGATTTGTACAGCGTTCCTCTTATTTCAGACAGTGCAGAATCTTTAGGCGGAATGTATAAGGACAAAAAATGCGGGTCTTACGGGGATATATCAGTTATATCCTTTAGTTATTCCAAGATAGTTACTACATCTATGGGTGGCGCAGTTTTAACACGAAACGAAAGTTTTTATGAAAAGATGAAATATCTTGCCAATCAGGCAAAAGCAAAATCAACTGCATATATTCATAAAGAGGTTGGCTACAATTATCTTATGAGTAATATTAACGCAGGGCTTGGGGTAAGCCAGTTAAAAAGGCTTGATTTTTTACTTGACAGAAAAAGAGAAATATTTAATACCTATAAAAAAGGTTTTTCTAACTTAAAGGGTGTAAAACTTATATCCGATAAAGAAGGCTCTTCCTATTGGCAAAACGGTATTATTTTAGAAAATGGTAAAGCAGAATTTGTTACCGATAAAATGATTGAAATGGGAATAGAAGTAAGGCGTGGGTTTAACCCTATGCATACTCAGGAAGCATTTAATTCATTTGATTATATAACTATAAATAATGTTTCCGAAGATTTATTTAGAAAAACTGTTCTTCTTCCGTCAGGAAACGGAACGACAAATGAGGAACTTAAATTTATTATTGATTCACTAACGAGCATTATAGGAGGATAA
- a CDS encoding NAD-dependent malic enzyme produces the protein MDIKERALKAHEEWAGKIEVISRAKVENKDDLSVAYTPGVAEPCLKISEDVSLSYKYTRRSNMVAVITDGTAVLGLGDIGPEAGMPVMEGKCVLFKAFADVDAFPLCVRTKDVDEIVFIVEKLAGSFGGVNLEDISAPRCFEIEKKLKEKCDIPIFHDDQHGTAVVTLAAMMNALKYVKKDISKIEVVVNGSGAAGIAITKLLMSMGLKKVILCDTKGAIYKGRDNLNPIKAEMAEISNLELKKGSLEDVIVGADVFIGVSAPGSLTPEMVKTMAKDPIVFAMANPTPEIMPDLAKEAGVKIMGTGRSDFPNQINNVLAFPGIFRGAFDAKATDINDEMKIAAATAIANIIKEEEITPEYVIPAAFDERVAPAVAKAVAEAARKTGVCRD, from the coding sequence ATGGATATTAAAGAAAGAGCACTTAAAGCCCACGAAGAATGGGCAGGTAAAATTGAAGTTATATCAAGAGCAAAAGTAGAAAATAAAGACGATTTATCAGTTGCATACACACCAGGTGTTGCTGAGCCTTGTCTAAAAATTTCTGAAGATGTATCTTTATCTTATAAATATACCCGTCGTTCCAATATGGTTGCAGTTATAACAGACGGTACTGCTGTATTAGGCTTAGGCGATATCGGCCCTGAAGCAGGTATGCCTGTTATGGAAGGTAAATGTGTATTATTCAAAGCATTTGCTGATGTTGACGCTTTTCCTCTATGTGTAAGAACAAAAGATGTTGACGAAATTGTATTTATTGTTGAAAAACTTGCAGGTTCATTTGGCGGAGTTAACTTAGAAGATATTTCTGCTCCTCGTTGTTTTGAAATCGAAAAGAAATTAAAGGAAAAATGCGATATTCCGATTTTCCACGATGACCAGCACGGAACAGCAGTTGTTACACTTGCTGCTATGATGAATGCGCTAAAATATGTTAAAAAAGATATTTCCAAGATAGAAGTTGTTGTTAACGGTTCTGGTGCTGCCGGTATCGCTATTACAAAACTTCTTATGAGCATGGGTCTTAAAAAGGTTATCCTTTGCGATACAAAGGGTGCTATTTATAAGGGAAGAGATAATCTTAACCCTATTAAAGCAGAAATGGCTGAAATTTCTAACCTTGAACTTAAAAAAGGCAGTTTAGAAGATGTTATCGTTGGCGCAGACGTATTTATCGGCGTTTCTGCTCCAGGAAGTTTAACACCTGAAATGGTTAAAACAATGGCAAAAGACCCTATCGTATTTGCTATGGCTAACCCTACACCTGAAATTATGCCTGACCTTGCAAAAGAAGCAGGAGTTAAAATTATGGGTACAGGAAGAAGCGACTTCCCTAACCAGATTAACAATGTTCTTGCATTCCCTGGTATATTCAGAGGTGCTTTTGACGCTAAAGCAACAGATATCAATGACGAAATGAAAATTGCTGCTGCAACAGCGATTGCTAACATTATTAAAGAAGAAGAAATTACTCCTGAATATGTTATCCCTGCAGCATTTGACGAAAGAGTTGCCCCTGCAGTTGCAAAAGCAGTTGCCGAAGCAGCAAGAAAAACAGGAGTTTGCAGAGATTAG
- a CDS encoding Ldh family oxidoreductase, whose product MAYVNLDAKIVRKYCEDVFEKRGFTAEESKTIVDVLLTADLYGIESHGIQRLIRYHKAIEEGSIAVDAKPELVFETPISAVFDAPKSMGQVVGKMGMELAIKKAKEHGIGAVVVRGSNHYGIAGYYTKMAADNDLLGICMTNTEAIAIPTYGKKAMLGTSPIAVCMPADPVDFWYDVATTVVTRGKLEVYNKKEAPLPQGWAADENGADCDEASRVLKNIIGKLGGGIFPLGGCTEESGSHKGYGLGIIVEMFTSIFAGGTTSPHVKNSGNADTSFCFWAIDYGMFGDKKEIKDRMSLLLKELRESPKADGHDRIFTHGEKEVESMAEKLVTGIPANEKTIAELKEIGQVVGLDYDAYFNA is encoded by the coding sequence ATGGCATATGTAAATTTAGATGCTAAAATTGTTAGAAAATACTGTGAAGATGTATTTGAAAAAAGAGGTTTTACAGCTGAAGAAAGTAAAACTATTGTTGATGTTTTACTTACAGCAGACCTTTACGGAATAGAATCTCACGGTATTCAGAGACTTATCCGTTATCATAAAGCTATTGAAGAAGGTTCAATAGCAGTTGATGCTAAACCTGAGTTAGTATTTGAAACTCCTATTTCTGCAGTTTTTGATGCTCCTAAATCAATGGGTCAGGTTGTTGGTAAAATGGGTATGGAACTTGCTATTAAAAAAGCAAAAGAGCATGGTATAGGCGCAGTTGTTGTAAGAGGTTCTAACCACTACGGTATCGCAGGTTACTATACAAAGATGGCTGCTGATAATGACCTTCTTGGTATCTGTATGACAAATACTGAAGCTATCGCTATTCCTACATACGGTAAAAAAGCAATGCTTGGTACAAGCCCTATCGCAGTTTGTATGCCTGCCGACCCTGTTGACTTCTGGTATGACGTTGCTACAACAGTTGTTACAAGAGGTAAACTTGAAGTTTATAATAAAAAAGAAGCTCCTCTTCCTCAGGGATGGGCTGCTGACGAAAACGGTGCTGACTGTGACGAAGCATCAAGAGTTCTTAAAAACATTATCGGTAAACTTGGCGGAGGTATTTTCCCTCTTGGCGGATGCACAGAAGAAAGCGGTTCTCACAAAGGTTACGGTTTAGGAATCATTGTTGAAATGTTTACTTCTATTTTCGCAGGTGGAACAACTTCTCCACACGTTAAAAACAGTGGTAATGCTGATACTTCATTCTGTTTCTGGGCAATCGATTACGGAATGTTTGGAGATAAGAAAGAAATCAAAGACCGTATGAGCCTTCTTCTAAAAGAATTAAGAGAAAGCCCTAAAGCAGACGGACATGACAGAATTTTCACTCACGGTGAAAAAGAAGTTGAATCTATGGCTGAAAAATTAGTTACAGGTATTCCTGCTAACGAAAAAACTATTGCAGAACTTAAAGAAATCGGTCAGGTTGTTGGGTTAGATTACGATGCATATTTCAATGCGTAA
- the hydF gene encoding [FeFe] hydrogenase H-cluster maturation GTPase HydF, whose product MNNTPNSLRKHIGIFGDTNSGKSQLFNKIINQPLAVVSDQEGTTTDPVKKAMELIGFGPVVFIDTAGTNDTTTLGKERNKKTYDILNQVDFGIIVVDFKNYNEKTYKTLKENLEKNNTEFLTVISKSDLLDSCEKQDAITKFKNAYFVSSFDEESVDKLKEVLILKLKEEKKEDGLLSGLVNKDDNIVLVIPVDSEAPEGRLILPQVQTIRSCLDIGAYCHICNENNLENLLNKIKAELVITDSQAFKKVNEIVPKNLRLTSFSMLLARQKGDFETLFKSAQAIDSLKDGDFVLISEVCTHNTSHEDIARVKIPNLLKKKTGKEINFEFSSGFSFPEDLEKYSLIIHCGGCMITKKAMESRIKTVKEKRIPITNFGVILAYLTGAYERQKFYFQ is encoded by the coding sequence ATGAACAATACTCCAAATTCATTAAGAAAACATATAGGTATTTTCGGAGATACCAATTCGGGAAAATCTCAACTATTTAATAAAATTATAAATCAGCCCCTTGCAGTAGTTTCTGACCAGGAAGGAACAACGACAGATCCAGTAAAAAAAGCGATGGAACTTATTGGTTTTGGCCCAGTTGTGTTTATTGACACTGCAGGTACAAATGATACTACCACTTTAGGCAAGGAAAGAAACAAAAAAACATATGACATTTTAAATCAGGTGGACTTTGGTATAATAGTTGTTGACTTTAAAAACTATAATGAGAAAACTTATAAAACCCTAAAAGAAAATTTAGAAAAAAATAATACTGAGTTTTTAACCGTTATCTCTAAATCAGATTTATTAGATAGTTGCGAAAAGCAGGATGCAATAACAAAATTTAAAAATGCTTATTTTGTTTCATCATTTGATGAAGAAAGCGTTGATAAATTAAAAGAAGTTCTCATACTTAAACTTAAAGAGGAAAAAAAGGAAGACGGACTACTTTCAGGACTTGTAAATAAAGATGATAATATAGTGCTGGTTATTCCTGTTGATTCAGAAGCGCCGGAGGGAAGACTTATACTTCCTCAGGTGCAGACTATAAGAAGTTGCCTTGATATTGGTGCGTACTGCCATATATGCAACGAAAATAATTTAGAAAATCTTTTAAATAAAATAAAGGCTGAGCTTGTTATTACCGATTCACAAGCATTTAAAAAAGTTAATGAAATTGTGCCAAAAAATTTAAGGCTTACATCCTTTTCAATGCTTCTTGCAAGACAAAAGGGAGATTTTGAAACCTTATTTAAAAGTGCACAAGCGATAGACAGCCTTAAAGACGGAGACTTTGTTTTAATAAGCGAGGTATGTACTCATAACACTTCTCACGAGGATATTGCAAGAGTTAAAATTCCAAATCTATTAAAAAAGAAAACAGGAAAAGAAATTAACTTTGAATTTTCATCAGGCTTTTCTTTCCCCGAAGATTTAGAAAAATACTCTCTTATTATTCATTGCGGAGGCTGTATGATAACTAAAAAAGCAATGGAATCAAGAATAAAAACGGTTAAAGAAAAAAGAATTCCTATAACTAATTTTGGTGTTATATTAGCATATCTTACAGGGGCATATGAAAGGCAGAAATTTTATTTTCAGTAA
- a CDS encoding helix-turn-helix domain-containing protein produces MEKQNIKTYVVIKYKYEKQTNNTNVHSHNFYQLMYIASGEGNVIIKEDLLNVKKGDVVFIEPNVKHGVDLNTSNITTYEIKFDILDEEIDAIARTIGVIHYEEDNKIKNLILKIIDECKELRPYYKKSVENFISQIIIYLTRQKSLMEEDEEKMLVSYERHSSLASKIKAYIDFNYSKKVSLIDLADMFLVSQSHLCREFSKNFGLSPIKYLNNLRIEKAKELLSISDYSIGEIAYKVGFNDIHYFSRYFNKQENVSPAKYRKTIRDVLVFTVT; encoded by the coding sequence ATGGAAAAACAAAACATAAAAACATATGTGGTAATAAAATACAAATATGAGAAGCAGACTAATAATACAAATGTTCATTCTCATAATTTTTATCAGCTTATGTACATTGCGTCAGGCGAGGGGAATGTTATAATCAAAGAAGACCTTTTAAATGTTAAAAAAGGGGATGTTGTGTTTATAGAGCCTAATGTTAAACACGGAGTTGACCTTAACACAAGTAATATTACCACTTATGAAATAAAGTTTGACATTCTTGATGAAGAAATTGATGCGATAGCGCGTACAATAGGGGTAATTCACTACGAAGAGGATAATAAAATAAAAAACCTTATTTTAAAAATAATTGACGAGTGTAAGGAACTTAGGCCTTATTATAAAAAAAGCGTTGAAAACTTTATATCACAGATAATAATATATCTTACCCGTCAGAAAAGCCTTATGGAAGAAGACGAAGAAAAAATGCTTGTTTCTTATGAGCGTCATTCTTCTTTAGCATCTAAGATAAAGGCGTATATTGATTTTAACTATTCTAAAAAAGTGTCTCTCATAGACCTGGCTGATATGTTCTTAGTATCCCAATCTCACTTATGCAGGGAATTTTCAAAAAACTTTGGACTTTCGCCTATTAAATATTTAAATAACTTAAGAATAGAAAAAGCAAAGGAACTTTTATCAATAAGCGATTATTCGATAGGGGAGATTGCTTATAAAGTGGGTTTTAATGATATTCATTATTTTAGCAGATATTTTAATAAACAGGAAAATGTAAGCCCTGCCAAGTACAGAAAAACAATAAGAGATGTGCTGGTATTTACGGTTACATAG